A single genomic interval of Salmo trutta chromosome 13, fSalTru1.1, whole genome shotgun sequence harbors:
- the rnf38 gene encoding E3 ubiquitin-protein ligase RNF38: protein MDPPRTRSRSRSSFFHYGMNGGGNGNNAINNGNMNASGGIGVSNTGWAPHTARSYTENQHTQGNYLSSGAPRHASHGAHRHPGTGVLHFHPDNVCSDERDKMEDSPSPKRQRLSQQSMLDLSSAPPPTPSSPIRPWELPHTPTTWAPPPPSRRPHPHYLPERCHTPVRNRRSPPMRRQRGRRDRLPHHHPPHPHHHHYHHHYHNPHHHPHHSLSAGLQDENYRHPVPPQSYPYNQPEERPLHHPANLSPRLMHPPPQQQSSVVLDLHDQVSYPVSPPGGPPGLPSHSAPQQLPACSVVFSGQHYPVCSVPPSVLQTCSVQHLPMPYPFPSLLSSDPTFLLPPPHLSHHPPHIPQPGQFGSYPTQQARSPLQRIENDVELLGEHLSLGAGLHFPPAAHPGLPPHSTQLHFLSHEPLPQEFFGVSYPNFMPRRIPGRRYRSQQPLPPSPYHPSFLPYFLSMLPVQPTGPAISLELDVDDGEVENYEALLNLAERLGEAKLRGLTKGDIEQLPSYRFNPNNHQSEQTLCVVCMSDFESRQLLRVLPCSHEFHGKCVDKWLRANRTCPICRADASEVQRDSE from the exons ATGGACCCCCCGAGGACTCGGTCGCGGTCACGGTCAAGTTTTTTCCACTATGGCATGAACGGTGGTGGCAACGGCAATAACGCAATCAACAACGGGAACATGAATGCCAGCGGAGGGATCGGGGTGAGCAACACCGGCTGGGCTCCGCACACAGCGCGCAGCTACACAGAGAACCAGCACACCCAGGGGAACTACCTGTCTAGCGGGGCGCCACGCCACGCTTCGCATGGTGCACACAGACACCCCGGCACTG GTGTCCTTCACTTCCACCCTGATAACGTCTGCAGTGATGAGCGGGACAAG aTGGAGGACAGTCCTAGCCCAAAGCGACAGCGTCTTTCCCAGCAGTCTATGTTAGATCTAAGCTctgcccctccccccaccccatcTTCTCCCATTCGTCCCTGGGAGCTACCCCACACCCCCACTACCTGGGCCCCACCCCCACCCAGTCGCAGACCACACCCACACTACCTGCCAGAGCGATGCCACACTCCTGTCCGCAACCGCCgcag TCCTCCAATGAGACGCCAGCGAGGCCGCCGTGACCGTCTCCCCCATcaccaccccccccaccctcatcaccaccactaccaccaccattaccacaACCCGCACCATCACCCCCACCACAGCCTCTCAGCAGGGCTTCAGGATGAGAACTACCGCCACCCCGTCCCCCCTCAGAGTTAcccctataaccagcctgaggagcGCCCCCTCCACCACCCTGCTAACCTGTCCCCCAGGCTGATGCACCCTCCCCCTCAGCAGCAGAGCAGTGTGGTGCTGGACCTCCATGACCAG GTATCGTACCCAGTCTCTCCCCCTGGTGGCCCCCCCGGCCTGCCCTCCCACTCGGCCCCCCAGCAGCTCCCAGCATGCTCGGTGGTCTTTAGTGGGCAGCACTACCCTGTCTGCAGTGTCCCTCCATCT GTTCTGCAGACGTGCTCTGTGCAACATCTGCCCATGCCCTACCCGTTCCCCTCTCTGCTGTCCAGTGACCCCACCTTTCTCCTGCCCCCTCCACACCTGTCCCACCATCCCCCTCACATCCCCCAGCCCGGACAGTTTGGATCCTACCCCACACAGCAGGCCAGATCG CCGTTACAGAGGATAGAGAATGACGTGGAGCTGTTGGGGGAGCACCTGTCGTTAGGGGCGGGTCTACACTTCCCCCCTGCGGCCCACCCCGGCCTGCCCCCCCACTCCACTCAGCTCCATTTCCTCTCCCATGAGCCTCTGCCACAGGAGTTCTTTGGAGTG TCGTATCCTAACTTCATGCCACGGCGTATCCCAGGACGACGCTACCGCTCGCAGCAGCCACTGCCACCCTCGCCTTACCACCCCAGTTTCTTGCCTTACTTCCT cTCTATGCTGCCAGTCCAGCCTACAGGCCCTGCCATCAGCTTGGAGCTAGACGTAGATGACGGCGAGGTGGAGAACTACGAGGCTCTTCTCAACCTGGCCGAGCGTCTGGGAGAGGCCAAACTCCGAGGACTGACTAAGGGAGACATCGAGCAGCTGCCTTCCTATAGGTTCAACCCCAACAACCACCAATCAGAACAGACGCT gtgtgtggtgtgtatgagTGACTTTGAGTCTCGTCAGCTGCTGCGCGTTCTACCCTGCAGTCATGAGTTCCACGGGAAGTGTGTCGACAAGTGGCTCAGG GCTAACAGGACGTGTCCCATCTGTAGGGCTGATGCCTCAGAGGTCCAGCGAGACTCAGAGTGA